Proteins encoded in a region of the Leptospira montravelensis genome:
- a CDS encoding PAS domain-containing sensor histidine kinase — protein sequence MAQTNYIDLLSNVPDLICEIDDLEKICYANSFHKHRLGYEAHEILGRSVDEFFHPDDRNELRTKMSYLRIPGSETKGIWRIAHKNGNFLTFECRGKLTADSDGNKRIIVIARDISEDLSSDFKLHSKSNIKNQSAQELHYQSFFELKMSQFEFSQLKFAFDEHAVITITDRNGVITYANDRFCEISMYLKSELIGNNHRLLNSGFHSPEFFERMYNMIQNGHVWKGEIRNRAKDGSIYWVNATIVPLRSIDGSINRFVALHTLITRTIESEEKVIQLLREKELLLQEVHHRIKNNLFSVFSLLKMQASYSSDLHLKEQFDEAAGRLRSMMALYDRLYRSENPNEIDLKEYIPNLVRQILSTYTKDIKFNFFLDIPIIVKPDIANNLGIILNELICNSVKHSFLKNNSGQIKITLEKEDNKIIFFYSDDGEPLPDSYSLQNVETGFGIKLMNLLVQQLKGNVKVIPGQSVQFHLSFPF from the coding sequence GTTCCTGATCTAATTTGTGAAATAGACGATTTAGAAAAGATTTGTTATGCAAATTCTTTTCATAAACATAGATTAGGTTATGAGGCTCACGAAATACTTGGTCGGTCTGTTGATGAATTTTTTCATCCAGATGATAGAAATGAACTTCGAACAAAAATGTCATATTTACGAATTCCAGGATCGGAGACGAAAGGAATATGGAGAATTGCTCATAAAAACGGAAATTTTTTAACCTTTGAGTGTCGAGGTAAACTTACAGCTGATTCAGATGGTAACAAAAGAATTATAGTGATTGCAAGAGATATTAGCGAAGACTTGAGTTCTGATTTTAAATTACATTCGAAATCTAATATAAAAAATCAATCCGCCCAAGAACTCCATTACCAAAGTTTCTTTGAATTAAAGATGTCTCAGTTCGAGTTCTCGCAATTGAAATTTGCTTTTGATGAACATGCTGTTATTACGATAACCGATAGAAATGGGGTTATCACATACGCCAACGACCGATTTTGTGAAATTTCTATGTATTTAAAAAGTGAGTTGATTGGGAATAACCATCGTTTGTTGAATTCTGGATTTCATTCACCAGAATTTTTTGAACGTATGTATAATATGATACAAAATGGCCATGTATGGAAAGGTGAGATTCGAAATAGAGCGAAAGACGGATCTATCTACTGGGTAAATGCAACGATTGTTCCTTTGCGCTCGATAGATGGTAGTATCAATCGATTTGTAGCTTTACATACTTTAATTACTCGAACCATCGAATCTGAAGAAAAAGTAATACAGTTATTGCGGGAGAAGGAATTACTTTTACAGGAAGTTCACCATCGAATTAAAAATAATCTATTTTCAGTTTTTAGTCTTTTGAAGATGCAGGCAAGTTATTCCTCAGACTTACATTTAAAGGAACAATTTGATGAAGCGGCAGGTCGATTACGAAGTATGATGGCATTGTATGATCGTTTGTATAGATCTGAGAATCCTAATGAAATCGATTTAAAAGAATATATTCCAAATTTAGTGCGCCAAATTCTTTCCACTTATACGAAAGATATCAAATTTAATTTTTTTCTCGATATTCCTATCATCGTAAAACCTGATATAGCCAATAATTTAGGAATTATTTTAAATGAACTTATTTGTAATTCTGTGAAACATTCTTTTTTGAAAAATAATTCAGGGCAAATCAAAATCACATTGGAAAAAGAGGATAATAAGATTATCTTTTTTTATAGTGATGATGGAGAACCACTTCCTGATTCTTATTCTCTACAAAATGTAGAAACCGGTTTTGGCATTAAATTAATGAATTTACTAGTACAACAATTAAAAGGAAATGTGAAGGTAATTCCTGGACAAAGTGTTCAGTTTCATTTATCGTTTCCATTTTAA